Proteins from a genomic interval of Zingiber officinale cultivar Zhangliang chromosome 2A, Zo_v1.1, whole genome shotgun sequence:
- the LOC122043643 gene encoding zinc finger BED domain-containing protein RICESLEEPER 1-like produces MRSMANRMFHKFDKYWKDYNILFAIAVIVDPRFKMQFVEFCYNKLYGHGSNELSHVRSKLVSLFEEYMHMGIASKVSTSNASSSSHSAIDDNASLALNLGSGCMDVLKEFDTFQSLEFIGRAQKSQLELYLEEPTIDRITKLDVLGFWKAHQFRYPDLAQMARDILSVPISTVASESAFSIGGRILDQYRSAMKPDVVEELVCCRDWLAGGKGK; encoded by the exons ATGAGATCAATGGCCAATCGGATGTTTCATAAATTTGATAAGTACTGGAAAGATTATAACATTTTGTTTGCCATTGCCGTGATAGTTGATCCGAGGTTCAAGATGCAATTTGTTGAGTTTTGTTACAACAAGTTATATGGACATGGTAGTAATGAATTAAGTCATGTAAGATCCAAATTGGTTTCTTTGTTTGAGGAATATATGCACATGGGTATTGCTTCCAAGGTAAGTACTAGCAATGCATCTTCGAGCTCTCATAGTGCCATTGATGATAATGCTTCTCTTGCTCTAAATTTAGGCAGCGGATGCATGGATGTTTTGAAG GAATTTGACACTTTTCAAAGTTTAGAATTCATTGGCAGAGCTCAAAAGAGTCAATTAGAGCTATATTTGGAAGAACCAACAATTGATAGAATAACAAAATTGGATGTTCTCGGGTTTTGGAAAGCTCACCAATTTAGGTATCCTGACCTTGCACAAATGGCTAGAGATATCTTGAGTGTTCCAATTTCTACAGTTGCTTCTGAATCGGCTTTTAGCATCGGTGGTAGGATACTTGACCAATATCGCAGTGCCATGAAGCCTGATGTTGTTGAGGAATTAGTTTGTTGTAGAGATTGGTTAGCTGGAGGGAAAGGTaagtag